In Providencia rettgeri, the following proteins share a genomic window:
- a CDS encoding glutathione S-transferase family protein — protein sequence MYKLWIANKNYSSWSLRPWVLLKVLQIPFEENVCLFENGKNSHEKFSRFSPTGLVPCLIDEKQTVWDSLAICEYVAEDYPQVWPKERKARAWARSASAEMHSGFGTLRQQCPMNGAHHSPLDNISIELQTDLNRLQTLWQDGLNQFGGPWLAGREFTAVDAFFAPVAFRIRSYHLPVSPAAKQWVDRILVLPAMKEWHEAGLQEPNIEH from the coding sequence ATGTATAAACTTTGGATAGCGAATAAAAATTATTCTTCATGGTCACTGCGCCCGTGGGTTTTATTAAAGGTATTACAAATCCCGTTTGAAGAAAATGTGTGTTTATTTGAAAATGGCAAAAATAGCCATGAAAAATTCAGTCGTTTTTCTCCTACCGGTTTAGTTCCTTGTTTAATCGATGAAAAACAAACAGTATGGGATTCTTTAGCCATTTGCGAATATGTTGCAGAAGATTATCCACAAGTCTGGCCAAAAGAGCGAAAAGCCAGAGCGTGGGCGCGTAGTGCAAGTGCAGAAATGCATTCCGGTTTTGGTACCTTGCGCCAGCAATGTCCAATGAATGGCGCTCATCATTCACCTCTTGATAATATTTCAATTGAATTACAAACTGACTTAAACCGATTGCAGACATTATGGCAAGATGGCTTGAACCAATTTGGTGGTCCTTGGCTTGCAGGCCGCGAATTTACGGCTGTTGATGCCTTTTTTGCACCCGTTGCCTTCCGAATTCGTAGTTATCACTTACCGGTAAGCCCAGCAGCTAAACAATGGGTTGACCGAATTTTAGTTTTACCCGCAATGAAAGAGTGGCATGAAGCCGGCTTACAAGAACCAAATATTGAGCATTGA
- the clcA gene encoding H(+)/Cl(-) exchange transporter ClcA, with protein sequence MSQVNSVSKSMMKNRLRIFKRLKESDKTPLKILLLAALIGAAVGLIGSLFEIGTTWISNYRVQSVSEWVAPKWLMVVGMFFISALLAMLGYYLVKRFSPESGGSGIPEIEGALQDLRPVRWWRVIPVKFIGGLGTLGSGMVLGREGPTVQLGANLSQMFYDLFRLKDNESRHTLLASGAAAGLSTAFNAPLAGILFIIEEMRPQFKYSLISIKAVFIGVVTSTIVYRLINGEAIVLNIGQFSSAPMNTLWLYLILGLMFGVIGICFNGFLLYLQSKFLAFYQNKISRFVFMGGLIGGGCGAIGVYLPEIVGGGYSVIHQMVAGQFTITLLFIFFALRFLTSTISFSSGAPGGIFSPLLALGTLFGGVFGYAALEIFPNYQIEVGTFAIAGMGALFAATVRAPLTGIVLVLEMTNNYQLILPMIITCIGATMVAQFLGGKPLYSVLLEKTLARSEKETANTVANKP encoded by the coding sequence ATGAGCCAAGTAAATTCAGTAAGTAAATCTATGATGAAAAATCGATTGCGGATTTTTAAACGGTTAAAAGAATCAGATAAAACACCTTTAAAGATCTTACTACTCGCTGCACTGATTGGTGCAGCAGTCGGCCTCATCGGTTCTCTATTTGAAATAGGAACAACTTGGATTAGTAACTATCGCGTTCAATCGGTGAGTGAATGGGTTGCCCCAAAATGGCTAATGGTTGTTGGGATGTTTTTTATCTCGGCACTTCTTGCCATGTTAGGTTACTACCTGGTTAAACGGTTCTCTCCTGAGTCAGGTGGCTCTGGGATCCCAGAAATTGAAGGCGCATTACAGGATTTACGCCCTGTAAGGTGGTGGAGAGTCATTCCCGTTAAGTTTATTGGTGGATTAGGGACATTGGGCTCAGGTATGGTATTAGGACGAGAAGGGCCAACCGTACAACTTGGTGCGAACCTGAGCCAAATGTTCTATGATTTATTTCGTTTAAAAGATAATGAGTCACGCCACACCTTGCTTGCCTCTGGTGCAGCGGCAGGTTTATCCACGGCATTTAATGCCCCTTTAGCCGGTATTTTATTTATTATTGAAGAAATGCGCCCACAATTTAAATACAGTTTAATTTCAATCAAAGCGGTATTTATTGGTGTTGTTACTTCCACTATTGTCTATCGGTTAATTAATGGAGAAGCTATTGTATTAAATATCGGCCAATTTTCTTCTGCACCGATGAATACTTTATGGCTTTATTTAATTTTAGGATTAATGTTTGGTGTTATCGGTATCTGTTTTAATGGTTTTTTATTGTACCTACAAAGTAAATTTTTAGCATTTTACCAAAATAAAATTTCTCGCTTTGTCTTCATGGGCGGGTTAATTGGTGGTGGCTGTGGTGCAATTGGTGTTTACCTACCTGAAATTGTTGGTGGGGGTTATTCAGTGATCCACCAGATGGTTGCAGGCCAATTCACCATCACATTGTTATTCATATTTTTTGCTTTACGGTTTTTAACTTCAACGATCAGCTTTAGCTCAGGGGCTCCAGGGGGCATTTTTTCCCCTTTACTTGCCCTTGGAACCTTATTTGGTGGTGTTTTTGGTTATGCTGCCCTCGAAATATTCCCTAATTACCAAATTGAAGTGGGAACTTTCGCTATTGCTGGTATGGGTGCTTTATTTGCCGCAACAGTCAGAGCCCCATTAACTGGTATAGTTTTAGTTTTAGAAATGACAAATAACTACCAGTTAATCTTACCGATGATTATTACCTGCATTGGCGCCACAATGGTGGCTCAATTTTTAGGAGGCAAACCGCTTTACTCTGTATTGTTGGAAAAAACTTTAGCGCGTAGCGAAAAAGAAACAGCGAATACCGTTGCTAACAAACCTTAA
- a CDS encoding linear amide C-N hydrolase, translated as MQFIKKSIVALAATAAISMPITVSQACTRVVYLGENEQIMTGRTMDWKYDIGTNLWIFPRGMERDGIAGPNSLKWKSKYGSVIASGYDISTTDGVNEEGLVANLLWLAESKYPQLDNKQPALSISLWAQYVLDNYATVEEAVADLEKNPLVVATDNVPGQDRLATLHLSLSDASGDSAIIEYIDGKQVIHHGRKYQVMTNSPAYEKQLAMQEYWQGIGGTVMLPGTNRSADRYARAQFYINAIPQKTTPNKAVASVFSVVRNVSVPYGLTSESSPEISSTRWRTLVDHKRQLYFFESALTPNIFWTDLAKIDFSAETGKVKKLDLGEEQSHIYSGDATNNYVVSKPFEFLGLSAEQLSY; from the coding sequence ATGCAATTTATTAAAAAAAGTATCGTAGCACTGGCCGCAACTGCAGCGATATCAATGCCGATTACAGTAAGCCAAGCTTGTACTCGAGTTGTTTATTTAGGTGAAAATGAACAAATAATGACCGGAAGAACAATGGATTGGAAATATGATATCGGTACTAATCTATGGATCTTTCCTCGAGGCATGGAGCGTGACGGTATTGCAGGGCCTAACTCTTTAAAATGGAAATCAAAATACGGTAGTGTGATAGCCTCGGGTTATGACATTTCAACGACTGATGGCGTAAACGAGGAAGGCCTTGTTGCTAATTTACTGTGGCTTGCGGAATCAAAATACCCTCAACTCGATAACAAGCAACCGGCATTGTCGATATCTTTATGGGCGCAATATGTTCTAGATAATTATGCGACAGTTGAAGAGGCGGTCGCTGACCTAGAAAAAAATCCACTTGTCGTCGCAACGGATAATGTCCCGGGACAAGATAGATTAGCAACGTTGCATTTGTCATTATCAGATGCGAGTGGCGATAGCGCAATTATTGAATATATTGATGGTAAGCAGGTCATTCATCATGGCCGCAAATATCAAGTGATGACTAACTCACCGGCTTATGAAAAGCAATTAGCAATGCAGGAATATTGGCAAGGTATTGGTGGCACTGTCATGTTGCCGGGGACTAATCGTTCTGCTGATAGATATGCTCGCGCTCAGTTTTATATTAATGCAATCCCTCAAAAAACAACACCTAATAAAGCGGTAGCTAGTGTTTTCAGTGTGGTACGTAATGTGTCAGTTCCTTACGGATTGACGTCCGAAAGCTCGCCTGAAATCTCATCAACACGTTGGCGAACATTGGTTGACCATAAACGCCAGCTTTACTTTTTTGAATCGGCATTAACGCCAAATATTTTTTGGACTGATTTAGCCAAAATTGACTTCTCGGCTGAAACGGGAAAAGTGAAAAAATTGGATCTTGGTGAAGAGCAGAGCCATATCTATTCAGGGGATGCGACCAACAATTATGTAGTTTCAAAACCTTTTGAATTCTTAGGGTTAAGTGCGGAACAATTAAGTTATTAA
- a CDS encoding topoisomerase IV produces the protein MNTNNSRKTALIVSIIFIAFAFGFYWLSKDNNVLSTENNSAIHSEALAQVEKELPVIATVRKISPETYQSFEHLITQYDPTNEDLRRQLFDQVVGNVMKLVLERMEYASDDSVINFTSRVNDYLKILLEEDPTGKTCFYSLFPHLRETAEIIPPQKSQSVLLKQIQATNELLISSEAGVKQALMSPKEYSDELTQLASGLSAKYGADTAILGNLEAGKKSPALACRISISFYDEILSIPDNPKKAALLRSLFSSVNN, from the coding sequence TTGAATACAAATAACTCACGTAAAACCGCATTAATTGTTAGTATTATTTTTATTGCATTTGCATTCGGTTTTTATTGGCTAAGCAAAGATAACAATGTGTTATCTACAGAAAATAACAGTGCCATTCATTCAGAAGCACTTGCTCAAGTTGAAAAAGAACTGCCGGTTATCGCGACGGTTAGGAAAATAAGCCCTGAAACCTATCAAAGCTTTGAGCACCTAATTACACAATACGACCCAACTAATGAAGATTTACGCCGTCAACTATTTGATCAGGTTGTTGGCAATGTCATGAAGTTAGTACTCGAACGAATGGAATATGCCTCTGATGATTCCGTGATTAATTTTACTAGCAGAGTGAATGATTACTTGAAAATCTTATTGGAAGAAGATCCAACAGGGAAAACATGTTTTTATTCATTATTTCCGCACCTAAGGGAAACTGCAGAAATTATTCCTCCGCAGAAAAGCCAATCTGTTTTGTTGAAACAAATTCAGGCAACCAATGAACTCTTAATTTCAAGTGAGGCTGGTGTTAAACAGGCATTGATGTCCCCGAAAGAGTATTCGGATGAGTTAACGCAACTCGCTAGCGGGCTTTCTGCAAAGTATGGTGCAGATACTGCAATCCTCGGGAATTTAGAGGCAGGGAAAAAGTCTCCTGCATTAGCTTGCCGTATTTCTATCAGTTTTTATGATGAAATATTATCTATTCCAGATAATCCGAAGAAGGCCGCATTGTTGCGTTCTTTATTTTCATCAGTAAACAATTAA
- the tehB gene encoding SAM-dependent methyltransferase TehB, translating into MQLIGGDDMNDLVCYKTMPVWNKTSLPLMFQERHNTKEDTYAQLKVLKGSLDFIIFNEDGSEQHFTFDIHNQPPIIEPQVWHRISACSDDMECQLAFLCKSELKFYKEHGLTIPHSEVRYLCENHLSKPCKTLDLGSGRGRNSFYLALQGYDVTSVDINPQHIQAIDFVKKQAGVENIHTAVYDINSHQIQEDYELIISTVVLMFLQREKIANVITNMQEHTLTGGINVIVCAVETPDAPLDLVPFKCFLKPGELEGYYKDWDILKYNENPGHLHRTDPQGNRIKLNFATLIAKKK; encoded by the coding sequence ATGCAACTTATTGGTGGTGATGATATGAATGATCTCGTGTGTTACAAAACTATGCCAGTTTGGAATAAAACGTCCTTACCGTTAATGTTCCAAGAGCGCCATAATACAAAAGAGGATACATACGCACAGTTGAAAGTGCTAAAAGGCTCTTTAGACTTTATCATTTTTAATGAAGATGGCAGCGAGCAACACTTTACCTTTGATATTCATAACCAGCCGCCTATTATCGAACCTCAAGTTTGGCACCGTATTTCCGCGTGTAGTGATGATATGGAATGCCAGCTCGCTTTTTTATGCAAATCAGAACTGAAATTTTATAAAGAGCACGGGTTAACGATCCCCCATTCAGAAGTGCGTTATTTGTGTGAGAATCACCTCAGTAAGCCATGTAAAACATTGGATTTAGGTTCAGGGCGGGGTCGCAATAGTTTTTATCTTGCCTTGCAGGGGTACGACGTGACCTCGGTAGATATCAACCCTCAACATATCCAAGCTATTGACTTTGTTAAAAAACAAGCCGGAGTTGAAAATATTCATACAGCGGTTTACGACATCAATAGTCACCAGATACAAGAGGATTATGAACTTATTATTTCCACTGTTGTATTGATGTTCTTGCAAAGAGAAAAAATTGCAAATGTGATCACCAATATGCAAGAACATACATTAACAGGAGGAATTAACGTTATTGTATGTGCCGTTGAAACACCAGATGCGCCACTGGATTTAGTGCCATTTAAATGCTTCTTAAAACCTGGGGAGTTAGAAGGGTATTATAAAGATTGGGATATTTTGAAATATAATGAAAACCCTGGGCACTTACACCGCACGGATCCACAAGGTAATCGTATAAAATTAAACTTCGCGACACTCATTGCGAAGAAGAAATAA
- the hcp gene encoding hydroxylamine reductase produces MYCVQCEQTIRTPAGNGCAYAQGMCGKTAETSDLQDLLVAVLQSLSASAVTARSLGIIDHDIDSFAPRAFFSTLTNVNFDSERIIGYAREAIYLRDKLIKHCLSVNSAVAFNHPLINLQLNGTDIPTLQEQAAQFSLDIDKAEVGEDIHGLRMLCLYGLKGAAAYMEHAHVLGQYDNDVYGQYHEIMAWLGTLPSDMSELLDNAMAIGLMNFKIMEILDAGETSEFGHPTPTEVNVRPVAGKCILISGHDLKDLKMLLEQTEGMGINIYTHGEMLPAHGYPELKKYPHLVGNYGSGWQNQQVEFAKFPGSILMTSNCIIDPDVGDYKDRIWTRSIVGWPGAKHLVGDDFSAMIAQAQSLTGFPYTEIEHKITVGFGRQTLLGAADAVIDLVSQKKLRHVFLVGGCDGSRGERSYYTDFARSVPEDCLILTLACGKYRFNKLDFGTLEGLPRLLDVGQCNDAYSAIMLAVNLSEKLGCGINDLPLSLILSWFEQKAIVILLTLLALGVKNIYTGPTAPGFLTENLLNVLNEKFGMRSITTVEQDLAEILPA; encoded by the coding sequence ATGTACTGTGTGCAATGTGAACAAACAATTAGAACTCCAGCTGGTAATGGCTGTGCATACGCGCAGGGTATGTGCGGTAAAACAGCAGAAACATCTGACCTACAAGATTTATTAGTTGCTGTATTGCAAAGCTTATCTGCAAGCGCAGTCACTGCCCGCTCACTGGGCATAATCGACCATGATATTGATAGTTTTGCTCCACGCGCATTTTTCTCTACCTTAACCAACGTCAACTTTGATTCAGAGCGTATTATTGGTTATGCCCGTGAAGCTATTTATTTACGTGATAAATTAATTAAACATTGCTTATCCGTGAATAGCGCAGTGGCTTTTAATCACCCATTAATTAATTTGCAATTAAATGGGACAGATATTCCAACTTTGCAGGAACAAGCGGCTCAATTTTCATTAGATATTGATAAAGCTGAAGTCGGTGAAGACATTCACGGTTTACGTATGTTATGTCTGTATGGCTTAAAAGGTGCAGCTGCCTATATGGAACACGCCCATGTGTTAGGCCAGTATGATAATGATGTTTATGGGCAATATCATGAAATTATGGCTTGGCTTGGAACATTGCCATCTGATATGAGTGAGCTGCTTGATAATGCCATGGCAATTGGTTTGATGAATTTCAAAATTATGGAAATTCTGGATGCAGGTGAAACGAGCGAATTTGGTCACCCAACACCAACGGAAGTTAACGTTCGCCCAGTTGCAGGGAAATGTATTTTGATTTCAGGCCATGACCTGAAAGACTTAAAAATGTTGTTAGAACAAACCGAAGGTATGGGTATCAATATTTATACCCACGGAGAAATGTTGCCAGCACATGGTTACCCAGAACTGAAAAAATACCCTCATTTAGTCGGTAACTATGGTAGTGGTTGGCAAAATCAGCAAGTGGAATTTGCAAAATTCCCTGGGTCTATCTTGATGACATCCAACTGTATCATTGATCCTGATGTTGGTGATTATAAAGACCGTATCTGGACGCGTAGTATTGTGGGTTGGCCGGGGGCAAAACATTTAGTGGGCGATGATTTTTCTGCAATGATCGCTCAGGCGCAGTCACTTACTGGTTTCCCGTACACCGAAATCGAGCACAAAATTACCGTTGGTTTTGGTCGCCAAACACTGTTAGGTGCGGCAGATGCGGTGATTGATTTAGTTTCACAGAAAAAATTGCGTCACGTATTCCTTGTCGGTGGTTGTGATGGTAGCCGTGGTGAGCGTAGCTATTACACAGATTTTGCGCGTAGTGTGCCTGAAGATTGCTTAATCCTGACACTTGCTTGTGGTAAGTATCGTTTTAACAAATTAGATTTCGGTACATTAGAAGGGCTGCCACGCCTACTGGATGTGGGACAATGTAACGATGCGTACTCTGCAATTATGCTTGCGGTGAATCTATCAGAAAAACTTGGTTGCGGTATTAATGATTTGCCATTGAGTTTGATCCTGTCTTGGTTTGAGCAAAAAGCGATTGTCATCCTTTTAACATTATTAGCGTTGGGTGTAAAAAATATTTACACCGGCCCAACAGCACCGGGTTTCTTAACTGAAAACTTATTAAATGTGTTAAACGAGAAGTTTGGCATGCGTAGTATTACGACGGTTGAGCAAGATCTGGCAGAAATCTTACCTGCATGA
- the hcr gene encoding NADH oxidoreductase, which produces MTMPSSLCPNRMQVHSIIQETPDVWTINLINHDFYTYSPGQYALVSIKNSDDVMRAYTLSSSPGQSRFISITVRRLDDGQGSNWLTRSVKEGDYLWLSEAQGEFTCANLKNTQYLMLAAGCGVTPIMSMTRWLMVNRPSSHVKVLFNVRDDKQVIFAQEWQKLVRLYPERLQLCVMPETPDNGDVAQGRLTEEKLKALVPDIDSRIVMTCGPVPYMKNAQQFAANLGVPAEHFFMERFSTEPDIVDSEDILTLKIRQRLVDFKVPVGTTLLSALEQNKQPIIAACRAGVCGSCKTKVLSGNYTTTSTMTLTEAEIAEGYVLACSCQLQGNTEIA; this is translated from the coding sequence ATGACCATGCCAAGCAGTTTATGTCCAAATAGAATGCAAGTTCATTCGATTATCCAAGAAACACCGGATGTCTGGACAATCAACCTTATCAATCATGATTTTTATACGTATTCGCCAGGTCAATATGCCTTGGTGAGTATTAAAAATAGTGATGATGTCATGCGTGCTTACACTCTTTCATCATCACCGGGACAAAGTCGATTTATATCCATTACTGTCAGGCGGTTAGATGATGGTCAAGGGTCAAATTGGCTAACACGTTCGGTTAAAGAGGGCGACTATCTTTGGCTTTCTGAAGCACAAGGGGAATTCACGTGTGCTAATCTAAAAAATACTCAGTATTTGATGTTAGCGGCTGGGTGTGGTGTGACACCGATTATGTCAATGACACGTTGGCTGATGGTGAATCGCCCGAGTTCTCATGTAAAAGTACTTTTCAATGTTCGTGACGATAAGCAAGTTATTTTTGCGCAGGAGTGGCAAAAGTTGGTTCGGCTATACCCAGAACGATTGCAATTGTGTGTTATGCCAGAAACTCCCGATAATGGCGATGTTGCTCAAGGGCGTTTAACTGAAGAGAAATTGAAAGCTTTAGTACCCGATATTGATTCACGAATTGTAATGACATGTGGGCCTGTGCCTTATATGAAAAATGCACAGCAATTTGCTGCGAATTTAGGTGTTCCTGCTGAACATTTCTTTATGGAGCGTTTTTCTACTGAACCCGATATTGTTGATAGTGAAGATATTCTTACGTTGAAAATTCGCCAACGATTGGTTGATTTTAAAGTCCCAGTGGGAACGACTTTATTATCCGCACTAGAGCAAAATAAACAACCGATTATAGCGGCTTGCCGAGCAGGGGTTTGTGGAAGCTGTAAAACAAAAGTGTTGTCAGGGAATTACACAACAACAAGTACAATGACATTAACTGAAGCAGAAATCGCTGAAGGTTATGTTTTAGCTTGCAGCTGCCAATTACAAGGTAACACTGAAATAGCGTAA
- a CDS encoding cytochrome b produces the protein MQWKNNASRYGHISLLVHWLVAIVVYGMFALGLWMVTLGYYDSWYHQAPEIHKSIGILLFIVMAFRVIWRFISPPPKPLESYSKLTKASSIIVQILIYIILFSILISGYLISTADGQPISVFGWFDVPALFTGAATQADTAGEVHLYLAWAVVLLSVLHAFAAFKHHFFDRDITLKRMLGFNPDK, from the coding sequence ATGCAATGGAAAAATAATGCAAGCCGCTATGGGCATATCTCTTTGCTCGTACATTGGCTGGTCGCAATTGTCGTATATGGAATGTTCGCTTTAGGTTTATGGATGGTGACACTAGGCTATTATGATAGTTGGTATCACCAAGCTCCTGAGATACATAAAAGTATAGGAATATTATTATTTATTGTTATGGCATTTCGTGTGATTTGGCGATTTATTTCACCGCCGCCGAAGCCATTAGAAAGCTACAGTAAATTAACGAAAGCTAGCTCTATTATTGTTCAAATTCTGATTTATATTATTTTATTCAGTATTTTGATCAGCGGTTACTTAATCTCAACCGCTGATGGGCAGCCTATCAGTGTATTTGGTTGGTTTGATGTGCCTGCACTATTTACGGGTGCTGCAACACAAGCGGATACCGCAGGTGAGGTCCATTTATATTTAGCTTGGGCAGTGGTTTTATTATCAGTGTTGCATGCTTTTGCAGCTTTTAAACATCACTTTTTTGATCGTGATATTACATTAAAAAGAATGTTGGGTTTTAACCCCGATAAGTAA
- a CDS encoding YceI family protein: MLKKTVLGLATGALFLTAGSALAETYQFDKQGQHAFIEFRIQHLGYSWVYGSFKDFDGTFTYDAKDPSKDKVEVTIKTGSIDTNHAERDKHLRGGDFLNAAKFPEAKFVSTEVKKDGDVYKITGDFTLNGVTKPITLDAKLMGEGKDPWGGYRAGFEAQGNIKLKEFNIKSDLGPKSQEAELLISVEGVQVK, translated from the coding sequence ATGTTGAAGAAAACGGTTCTTGGTCTGGCTACTGGTGCACTTTTTTTAACGGCTGGTTCAGCATTAGCAGAAACTTACCAATTTGATAAGCAAGGCCAACACGCGTTTATTGAATTTCGTATTCAGCATTTAGGCTATAGCTGGGTATATGGTAGCTTTAAAGACTTTGATGGGACTTTTACTTATGATGCAAAAGATCCATCAAAAGATAAAGTTGAAGTGACTATCAAGACTGGCAGCATTGATACTAACCATGCAGAGCGTGATAAACATTTACGCGGTGGTGATTTCTTAAATGCAGCAAAATTCCCTGAAGCGAAATTCGTTTCAACAGAAGTGAAGAAAGACGGTGATGTTTACAAAATTACCGGTGATTTCACATTAAATGGAGTCACGAAACCAATTACCTTAGATGCTAAATTAATGGGTGAAGGTAAAGACCCTTGGGGTGGATACCGTGCAGGCTTTGAAGCTCAAGGTAATATCAAACTGAAAGAATTTAACATCAAATCTGATTTGGGCCCTAAATCTCAAGAAGCAGAATTGTTGATTTCAGTTGAAGGTGTTCAAGTTAAATAA